The Manis javanica isolate MJ-LG chromosome 6, MJ_LKY, whole genome shotgun sequence genome contains a region encoding:
- the VSTM2A gene encoding V-set and transmembrane domain-containing protein 2A isoform X4 translates to MCFRQETKRRQAGGKRKEAKFTAFPRNVTATEGQNVEMSCAFQSGSASVYLEIQWWFLRGPEDLEPGAEVAGAQVELVPDRDPDNDGTKISTVKVQGNDISHKLQISKVRRKDEGLYECRVTDANYGELQEHKAQAYLKVNPNSHARRMQAFEASPMWLQDMKPRKNASVVAPSGIHSSANQQMHSTSSPQAVAKIPKQSPQSAKSKSPVKSTERTAKLTLNSKHHSAPTVL, encoded by the exons ATGTGCTTTAGGCAGGAGACCaaaagaaggcaggcaggaggcaaaagaaaggaag CAAAATTTACCGCGTTCCCGCGGAACGTGACGGCGACCGAAGGGCAGAATGTGGAGATGTCCTGCGCTTTCCAGAGCGGCTCCGCCTCAGTGTACCTGGAGATCCAGTGGTGGTTCCTGCGGGGGCCCGAGGACCTGGAGCCCGGGGCCGAGGTGGCCGGTGCTCAG GTGGAGCTCGTGCCCGACCGAGACCCGGACAACGACGGGACCAAGATCAGC ACAGTGAAAGTCCAAGGCAATGACATCTCtcacaagcttcagatttccaaAGTGAGGAGAAAGGATGAAGGCTTATATGAGTGCAGGGTGACCGATGCCAACTACGGAGAGCTTCAGGAACACAAGGCCCAGGCCTACCTGAAAGTCAACCCCAACAGCCATGCCCGGAGGATGCAGGCCTTCGAAGCCTCCCCCATGTGGCTGCAGGATATGAAGCCTCGCAAGAATGCCTCCGTGGTGGCTCCCAGCGGCATCCACAGCTCAGCCAACCAGCAGATGCACTCCACCTCAAGCCCTCAAGCGGTAGCCAAAATCCCCAAACAAAGTCCTCAATCAG CAAAGAGCAAATCGCCTGTAAAATCTACGGAGCGGACAGCAAAGTTGACCCTAAACTCCAAGCACCACTCTGCACCCACTGTACTCTAA